The genomic interval GACATCAGAGCACTCAAGACAAGGGCCGGTTCCAAGATAGCATTTGAAAGCAAGCAGAGCATCCCTGGGAGTAATAAAGCCATCCCCGTTAACATCTCCTTTAATGCACCTCATACGGAAGAATCCTCCTGTTTTGGAAAAATGAGCTATATCACTCCCCAAGTTCTCCAATTTAAAAAGATAAACGGCACTTTCCTGTTCACTTTTGAGTTTTGATTGTGATAATCTAAAATTCCCCCATTTTAGGGGTTTGTGACAATGCAAAATTCCCCCACCCCTGACTGAAGTTTCCGGTATTATATGGGCAGAAAAAAACTAAAGACCATGATACCGGAGGCAG from bacterium carries:
- a CDS encoding dockerin type I domain-containing protein → MRCIKGDVNGDGFITPRDALLAFKCYLGTGPCLECSDVHRDGRITPEDAQCIFLRYMRSNPCS